The Pseudomonas eucalypticola genome has a window encoding:
- a CDS encoding lipid II flippase MurJ has translation MFGSTLWLTLATLTGLAAGFAREWLLVASWGAGAQSDAFLVSLFLPEALRMALAAGLLSAAALPLFQQRDAQGQRAWLGALVPRLFVLGLGLALFLSLAAPLLVRAIGPGLDSDGYVRAASSLHWLAWCAPGFVLHALFCVPLQARSRFVLAGLGSLLFNLPPVLYLAVLRHDATTTGLACACVLGSWLMPAVLAPSLLRAGWRPWQREQAPGAVRELLHRIGPLLSSNLASQGLALLERMVASLLGEGAVTWINLARKLINLPLIALMSLNQVLLGLMSGSAGEQRLTLLRKGLSSATLLTVPAVTGLIGASAALVTLLLPNQSADGPLPQLLAWFCAPLMFGAWNALLARYAYAAGDTRMPLNCELAGSLLNAVLLGLLPWVFGLIGIAMAALCGVLLTGVLLMRRQQLLGQLPWRSHWLLGAVAMLLAGLVVHPLPGLWVQLGVSCVCGVVLLVGLGVWLRPWARG, from the coding sequence ATGTTTGGCTCGACGTTGTGGTTGACCCTGGCCACCCTCACGGGCCTGGCAGCCGGCTTTGCCCGGGAATGGCTGCTGGTGGCCTCGTGGGGCGCCGGCGCGCAGAGCGACGCCTTTCTGGTGTCGCTGTTCCTGCCCGAAGCCCTGCGCATGGCGCTGGCCGCCGGGCTGTTGAGCGCCGCGGCATTGCCGCTGTTCCAGCAACGTGACGCCCAGGGCCAGCGCGCCTGGCTGGGCGCCCTGGTGCCCCGCCTGTTCGTGCTGGGCCTGGGGCTAGCCCTGTTTCTGAGCCTGGCCGCCCCCTTGCTGGTACGCGCCATCGGCCCCGGCCTGGACAGCGACGGCTATGTACGGGCCGCCAGTTCCCTGCACTGGCTGGCCTGGTGCGCGCCGGGGTTCGTGCTGCATGCGCTGTTCTGCGTCCCCTTGCAGGCGCGCTCGCGGTTCGTGCTGGCGGGGCTGGGCTCGTTGCTCTTCAACCTGCCGCCAGTGCTGTACCTGGCGGTGTTGCGCCACGACGCCACCACCACGGGCCTGGCGTGTGCCTGCGTGCTGGGCAGCTGGCTGATGCCCGCCGTGTTGGCCCCTTCCCTGCTGCGTGCCGGCTGGCGCCCGTGGCAACGCGAGCAGGCACCAGGCGCGGTGCGTGAGCTGTTGCACCGCATCGGCCCGTTGCTGAGCAGCAACCTGGCCAGCCAGGGCTTGGCGCTGCTGGAGCGCATGGTCGCGTCGCTGCTGGGTGAAGGCGCGGTAACCTGGATCAACCTGGCGCGCAAACTGATCAACCTGCCGCTGATTGCCCTCATGAGCCTGAACCAGGTGTTGCTCGGCTTGATGAGCGGCAGCGCCGGCGAGCAGCGCCTGACCTTGCTGCGCAAGGGGTTGAGCAGTGCAACCTTGCTGACCGTGCCAGCCGTGACCGGGCTGATCGGCGCTTCGGCGGCGCTGGTCACCCTGCTGCTGCCCAACCAGTCGGCCGACGGCCCCTTGCCGCAACTGCTGGCCTGGTTCTGTGCGCCGCTGATGTTTGGTGCCTGGAACGCTCTGCTGGCGCGCTACGCCTACGCGGCGGGCGACACCCGCATGCCGCTCAACTGCGAACTGGCAGGCAGCCTGCTCAACGCCGTGCTGCTGGGCCTGCTGCCCTGGGTGTTCGGCCTGATCGGCATCGCCATGGCGGCCTTGTGTGGTGTGCTGTTGACCGGCGTATTGCTGATGCGCCGCCAACAGCTGCTGGGGCAATTGCCGTGGCGCAGCCATTGGTTGCTGGGCGCGGTGGCGATGTTGCTGGCGGGGCTGGTGGTGCACCCGTTACCTGGCCTGTGGGTGCAACTGGGCGTCAGTTGCGTGTGCGGGGTGGTATTGCTGGTGGGGCTGGGCGTATGGCTGCGGCCGTGGGCGCGGGGATGA
- a CDS encoding acyltransferase, whose translation MRHRLYHSRNLRQALPEYALKMGVSHEELAAAYDWMLANEVAFEQPLKGDILCFISYVNIEPRIEHPLARRFYALLGRELKGALIPLYGKNWATLRDRMLRTWEQAYNILICKIPSHTLRLAWLRLGGAKIGKGSTVWRNTEVLGVDGLRIGDDTVVGWHCQLDARGGLIIGNHVTIASHVLLIAGGHDTQAPEFWAVGGPIYIEDYAWIASRALLSFGAHIGEGAIVGGNSVVSKPVAPYAIVGGPNAEVKGERCRNLNYKVGGKGLFTLFH comes from the coding sequence ATGAGACATCGGCTTTATCATTCGCGAAACCTGCGCCAGGCCTTGCCTGAATATGCCCTGAAGATGGGAGTGAGCCACGAAGAACTGGCAGCGGCCTACGACTGGATGCTGGCCAACGAAGTGGCGTTCGAACAACCGCTCAAGGGCGATATCCTGTGTTTCATCAGTTATGTGAACATTGAGCCGCGCATCGAACACCCGCTGGCCCGGCGCTTCTACGCGCTGCTGGGCCGCGAGCTCAAGGGCGCCTTGATCCCGCTGTACGGCAAGAACTGGGCAACCCTGCGCGACCGCATGCTGCGCACCTGGGAGCAGGCCTACAACATCCTGATCTGCAAGATCCCCAGCCATACCCTTCGCCTGGCCTGGTTGCGGCTGGGGGGCGCGAAAATCGGCAAAGGGTCCACCGTGTGGCGCAACACCGAAGTGCTGGGCGTCGACGGCCTGCGCATTGGCGACGACACCGTGGTGGGCTGGCACTGCCAGCTGGACGCCCGCGGCGGGCTGATCATCGGCAACCATGTGACCATCGCCTCCCACGTGCTGTTGATCGCCGGCGGCCATGACACCCAGGCCCCGGAGTTCTGGGCCGTGGGCGGGCCGATCTACATCGAGGACTACGCCTGGATCGCCAGCCGTGCGCTGCTGTCCTTCGGCGCCCACATCGGCGAAGGCGCCATCGTCGGCGGCAACAGCGTGGTCAGCAAGCCGGTGGCGCCGTACGCCATCGTCGGTGGGCCAAATGCCGAGGTCAAAGGTGAACGCTGCCGCAACCTCAACTACAAGGTGGGCGGCAAAGGCCTGTTCACCCTGTTCCACTGA
- a CDS encoding O-antigen ligase family protein codes for MPMAFPLALIVSVVFGVLAWLLPAPKVMAVMVGIAAVVTILRKPLWGLLLFAVIATFLPYTTVNVGIRTTVSEALVMLVWASVMAQHLFGQMHRAPKALHTERMVIAFMLFSALPFVVGQVVIDAAGNGPVNWVRWLFNLSTLFLVPRLLDTPRKREQLVIALLLGTLGLLLLAIPVYLKDRTPDTLTGILGRLGYGSVDQLSEGLAGLSGRMASPWTHPNITGGAMALLVPLAACFGLTRTGWSKALGVAVTLLGLVGLLLTGSRGALVSLVLVLIWLARKRVPYTGRALMVAVVGAALLLMFYPPLQDRVMDLFSSNDASTSVRFDEYANFPRAMALYPLGIGFKVDPPVPGTTLWGISNLYLNYIYKLGLLGLVMFLVVVRSWWKYTRPTTKALVLTPDNALWMGTLIGLLAALVSGLFDHYFSFTMVLVALFWLLLGLNLQEAKRLRATAATSLALPGNRP; via the coding sequence ATGCCCATGGCTTTCCCGCTTGCCCTGATCGTCAGCGTCGTCTTCGGTGTGCTGGCCTGGCTGTTGCCGGCGCCCAAGGTGATGGCGGTGATGGTCGGCATCGCTGCCGTCGTCACCATCCTGCGCAAGCCACTGTGGGGGTTGCTATTGTTCGCGGTGATCGCCACGTTCCTGCCTTACACCACGGTCAACGTCGGTATCCGCACCACCGTGTCCGAAGCCCTGGTGATGCTGGTGTGGGCCAGCGTGATGGCCCAGCATCTGTTCGGCCAGATGCACCGCGCGCCCAAGGCCCTGCACACCGAGCGCATGGTCATCGCGTTCATGCTGTTCAGCGCCCTGCCCTTCGTGGTCGGCCAGGTCGTCATCGATGCCGCCGGCAATGGTCCGGTCAACTGGGTACGGTGGCTGTTCAACCTGTCGACGCTGTTTCTGGTACCTCGCCTGCTGGACACCCCGCGCAAGCGCGAGCAACTGGTCATCGCCCTGTTGCTGGGTACCCTGGGGCTGCTGTTGCTGGCAATTCCGGTGTACCTCAAGGACCGCACCCCCGACACCCTCACCGGCATCCTCGGGCGGCTGGGCTACGGCTCCGTCGACCAGTTGAGCGAAGGCCTGGCCGGCCTATCGGGGCGGATGGCGTCGCCCTGGACGCACCCCAACATCACCGGTGGCGCGATGGCGTTGCTGGTGCCCCTGGCCGCCTGCTTCGGCCTGACCCGCACCGGCTGGTCCAAGGCCCTGGGCGTTGCCGTCACCCTGCTGGGGCTGGTCGGCCTGCTGCTGACCGGTTCCCGGGGCGCGCTGGTCAGCCTGGTGCTGGTGCTCATCTGGCTGGCGCGCAAGCGCGTTCCCTACACCGGCCGGGCGTTGATGGTGGCCGTGGTCGGCGCGGCGCTGTTGCTGATGTTCTACCCACCGCTGCAAGACCGGGTCATGGACCTGTTCTCCAGCAACGACGCCAGTACCTCGGTGCGCTTCGATGAGTACGCCAACTTCCCCCGCGCCATGGCCCTGTACCCGCTGGGTATCGGCTTCAAGGTCGACCCGCCGGTTCCCGGCACCACCCTGTGGGGTATTTCCAACCTGTACCTCAACTACATCTACAAGCTGGGCTTGCTGGGGCTGGTGATGTTCCTGGTGGTGGTCCGCAGTTGGTGGAAGTACACACGCCCTACCACCAAGGCCCTGGTGCTGACCCCTGACAACGCCTTGTGGATGGGTACCCTGATTGGCCTGCTGGCCGCGCTGGTCAGCGGCCTGTTCGACCACTACTTCAGCTTCACCATGGTGCTCGTCGCTCTGTTCTGGCTGCTGCTGGGCTTGAACCTTCAAGAAGCCAAGCGCCTGCGCGCCACCGCTGCCACTTCTCTTGCACTACCAGGAAACCGCCCATGA
- a CDS encoding glycosyltransferase family 4 protein, whose product MRIGLDYRPATSYPNSGIGRQTLALEAALRANPAVQLQLFTVAPEDHRIRRKAHCPRWGSPLQGLHRLPIRLKFEAGFLPGALREAGIETYIANFNMGLPLGRKPEGLKYVLQLHDLFQLTLTNAHGSQLKARVYGYTDKLSIGWSVKVADRVWVPSQYTADELVKLFPQARDKVRVLPNLVLPFSGEPGDISSLQLPARYWLAVGTREPRKNIPWFVSAWQQARQQNPDTPELVLVGAREHLPSAQQHLHGLHFVSDLSDAQLQALYAGAARLWQPSYAEGFGLPVIEALGLGTPVAVATGSALDEITPADSPRFSPTDTPALVALMTRLAAEPAVDAGPLKAWAQGYGEAAYRRRFDELLEELR is encoded by the coding sequence ATGCGCATAGGACTGGATTACCGCCCCGCCACCAGCTACCCCAACAGCGGCATCGGCCGCCAGACCCTGGCGCTGGAAGCTGCCTTGCGGGCCAACCCGGCCGTGCAACTGCAACTGTTCACCGTGGCACCCGAAGACCATCGCATCCGCCGCAAGGCGCACTGCCCGCGCTGGGGTTCGCCGCTGCAGGGCCTGCATCGCCTGCCCATCCGGCTGAAATTCGAAGCCGGCTTCCTGCCCGGCGCGCTGCGCGAAGCGGGCATCGAAACCTACATCGCCAACTTCAACATGGGCCTGCCCCTGGGCCGCAAGCCCGAGGGCCTGAAGTATGTGCTGCAATTGCACGACCTGTTCCAGCTGACCCTCACCAACGCCCACGGCTCGCAGCTCAAGGCGCGCGTCTATGGCTACACCGACAAGCTGTCGATCGGTTGGTCGGTGAAGGTCGCGGACCGGGTGTGGGTGCCTTCCCAGTACACCGCCGACGAACTGGTCAAGCTGTTTCCCCAGGCCCGCGACAAAGTGCGGGTGCTGCCTAACCTGGTGCTGCCGTTCAGTGGCGAACCCGGCGACATCAGCAGCCTGCAACTGCCCGCCCGCTATTGGCTGGCCGTGGGCACCCGCGAGCCGCGCAAGAACATCCCCTGGTTTGTGAGTGCCTGGCAACAGGCGCGCCAGCAGAACCCGGACACACCGGAACTGGTGCTGGTCGGCGCCCGCGAACACTTGCCCAGCGCCCAGCAGCACTTGCATGGCCTGCATTTCGTCAGCGACCTCAGCGACGCCCAGTTGCAGGCGCTGTATGCCGGCGCCGCGCGGTTGTGGCAACCGTCCTACGCCGAAGGCTTCGGCCTGCCGGTGATCGAGGCGCTGGGCCTGGGTACACCGGTGGCGGTCGCGACCGGGTCGGCCCTGGATGAAATCACCCCGGCCGACAGCCCGCGCTTTTCCCCCACCGACACCCCGGCACTGGTGGCGTTGATGACCCGCCTGGCTGCCGAGCCCGCCGTGGACGCCGGCCCGCTCAAGGCCTGGGCCCAGGGGTACGGCGAAGCCGCCTACCGGCGCCGCTTCGATGAACTGCTCGAGGAGTTGCGTTGA
- a CDS encoding glycosyltransferase family 4 protein, with translation MRILWTLPYLPWPTTSGGKTRQYHLLRSLAARGHRITLLVQAKTDVDQATRNALEPFLEQLIVLPRRPLRSLKTLMAVVAAPYPMLASINGLAPQLERYFDQLLTTRWDVVQIEHSYAFEPYEAALRRHGQPFLLTEHNIESALGAASYDRFPAWLKPFTAYDQWRYRRWEKRVFAQATQLVAVTEADAEQMQTLFQRQASVVVNGVDCPHYATVQPAFDSQRLLFIGNYEYSPNLDAVEWAMEAIMPKVWALNPDVRLAVCGFGLPAQWRERWPDPRVDFQGFVPDLRALQEQTAVFFAPLRQGGGSKLKVLEAMAAGLPVVTTGQGVSGLAVTNGQHYLGSETADGLAHLLADAVRDPAGLQTLSDAARRYVRGHHDWAVAAAQLEHVYSRLLQPMEDTSVCA, from the coding sequence ATGCGCATTCTCTGGACATTGCCCTATTTGCCCTGGCCAACCACCAGCGGCGGCAAGACCCGCCAATACCACCTGCTGCGCAGCCTGGCCGCGCGCGGGCACCGTATCACCCTGCTGGTGCAAGCCAAGACCGACGTCGACCAGGCCACCCGCAACGCCCTGGAGCCGTTTCTCGAACAGTTGATCGTGCTGCCGCGCCGCCCGCTGCGCAGCCTCAAGACATTGATGGCGGTGGTGGCCGCGCCCTACCCGATGCTGGCCAGCATCAACGGCCTGGCCCCCCAGCTGGAGCGCTATTTCGACCAACTGCTCACTACCCGCTGGGACGTGGTGCAGATCGAACACAGCTATGCCTTCGAACCCTATGAAGCGGCGCTGCGCCGCCATGGCCAGCCGTTCCTGCTGACCGAGCACAACATCGAGTCGGCCCTGGGCGCGGCCAGCTATGACCGCTTTCCGGCCTGGCTCAAGCCCTTCACCGCCTACGACCAGTGGCGCTACCGGCGCTGGGAGAAACGCGTGTTCGCCCAGGCCACGCAACTGGTGGCCGTGACCGAAGCCGACGCCGAGCAGATGCAGACGCTGTTCCAGCGTCAGGCATCGGTGGTGGTCAACGGCGTCGACTGCCCCCATTACGCCACCGTGCAACCGGCATTCGACAGCCAGCGTCTGCTGTTTATCGGTAATTACGAGTACAGCCCCAACCTGGACGCCGTGGAATGGGCCATGGAAGCGATCATGCCCAAGGTGTGGGCGCTGAACCCCGACGTGCGCCTGGCCGTGTGCGGCTTTGGCCTGCCGGCCCAGTGGCGCGAACGCTGGCCCGACCCGCGGGTCGACTTCCAGGGGTTCGTGCCCGACCTGCGCGCCCTGCAAGAACAGACCGCGGTGTTTTTCGCCCCGCTGCGCCAGGGCGGCGGCTCCAAACTCAAGGTACTCGAAGCCATGGCCGCCGGCCTGCCGGTGGTTACCACCGGCCAAGGCGTGTCGGGGTTGGCCGTGACCAACGGCCAGCACTACCTGGGCAGCGAAACCGCCGACGGCCTGGCGCACCTGCTGGCCGACGCGGTGCGCGACCCCGCCGGCCTGCAAACCCTGTCCGACGCCGCGCGCCGCTATGTGCGCGGCCACCACGACTGGGCCGTCGCCGCGGCCCAGCTCGAACATGTCTACTCTCGCCTTTTGCAACCTATGGAAGACACCAGCGTATGCGCATAG